The bacterium genome contains a region encoding:
- the rpsO gene encoding 30S ribosomal protein S15 — MALKIDEKKELIKKFAREKGDTGSPEIQIALLSTKINKLAEHLKEHKKDVHSRRGLLSMVAKRRRLLSYLAKKDEIRYKALIKELGLNK, encoded by the coding sequence ATGGCATTAAAAATTGACGAGAAGAAAGAATTAATTAAAAAGTTTGCAAGAGAAAAGGGTGATACTGGATCTCCAGAAATTCAAATTGCACTTTTATCTACCAAGATAAACAAACTTGCAGAACACTTAAAAGAACACAAAAAAGATGTTCATAGTAGACGTGGCTTACTTTCAATGGTTGCAAAAAGAAGAAGACTTCTGTCATACTTGGCGAAGAAAGACGAAATAAGATATAAAGCATTAATTAAAGAGCTTGGTCTCAATAAGTAA
- a CDS encoding polyribonucleotide nucleotidyltransferase has protein sequence MNKRLVKTFKLGGKEITLTTGVLAEQADSAVLVKMGETVVLATVTSAPLKQELDYFPLSVEYQEKLYAGGRIKGSRWVKRDGRPTDEEILVARLIDRSIRPLFPKTYKKEVQIIISVLSVDGENMPSMVGAIAASAAVHTSNLPWLGPVGVVNLGLKDDKYIVNPTNTELSESILDLVVSSTKDAVLMIETGAKEVSEKQVVDGVKMAFDEAQTINSALEDFAKEVGVTRDTYVEDKPSKELEKEVLKLVKDQIPALVKNMATHEGSSDEFKLLVEAVSEKFEKIEDKKWVTEIIDHLKKDYIREQILKKGIRPDGRKLTEIRKLNSEVSFLPRTHGSGLFTRGQTQVLSIATLGSTQMGQLLETAEGEQEKRYMHHYSMPPFTTGEVGRVGGVGRREIGHGALAEKALMPVLPTEEVFPYAIRVVSEVMSSNGSTSMASVCGSSLALMDAGVPIKAPVSGIAMGLIIEGKDVAILSDIMGIEDFNGDMDFKVAGTEKGITAIQLDVKTLTLTPSILEKALEQAKTGRAEMLKSVVSAIDKPRAEVSKYAPKITMVKIPVDKIGELIGPGGKAIKKLMADTGTHIDVEDDGSVAISGIEKDGITKAIEYVEGLGKEATSGEIYEGEVVRIMPFGAFVNILPGKDGMVHVSDMAEGYVADANDVVTIGQKVQVRVKEVDEMGRINLSMRMDPATDKPKEERRSGGDRGNDRGGRPQSGGFRGGGDRGGRPQSGGFSRGPRTGGFNRDRGNVDRGGDRGQNGRSSGPHFPTSRYFQTDQGGDR, from the coding sequence ATGAATAAAAGATTAGTTAAGACATTCAAATTAGGTGGAAAAGAAATTACATTAACCACAGGGGTACTAGCAGAACAAGCGGATAGTGCTGTGTTGGTTAAAATGGGAGAGACTGTTGTTTTGGCAACAGTTACATCAGCACCATTAAAACAAGAACTAGATTATTTTCCATTATCTGTTGAATACCAAGAAAAATTATATGCAGGTGGAAGAATTAAAGGATCAAGATGGGTCAAAAGAGATGGTCGACCAACAGATGAAGAAATTTTAGTAGCAAGACTTATTGATAGGTCAATTAGACCACTCTTCCCAAAAACTTATAAAAAAGAAGTACAGATAATTATTTCTGTTCTTTCTGTTGATGGTGAAAATATGCCGTCAATGGTAGGTGCTATTGCAGCTTCAGCCGCAGTACACACAAGTAATCTTCCGTGGCTTGGTCCTGTTGGGGTTGTTAATTTAGGGCTTAAAGACGATAAATACATTGTAAATCCTACAAATACTGAACTTTCAGAATCAATTTTAGACTTAGTTGTTTCATCTACTAAAGATGCAGTTCTAATGATTGAAACTGGAGCAAAAGAAGTAAGTGAAAAACAAGTTGTTGACGGTGTAAAAATGGCATTTGATGAAGCTCAAACAATTAACTCTGCACTTGAAGATTTTGCAAAAGAAGTTGGGGTTACAAGAGATACTTATGTTGAAGACAAACCATCAAAAGAGTTAGAAAAAGAAGTATTGAAATTAGTCAAAGACCAGATACCAGCACTTGTCAAAAATATGGCCACCCATGAAGGATCTTCAGATGAGTTTAAATTATTAGTTGAAGCAGTTTCAGAAAAGTTTGAAAAAATTGAAGACAAAAAATGGGTGACTGAAATAATTGATCATCTTAAAAAAGATTACATCAGGGAACAAATCTTGAAAAAAGGAATAAGACCAGACGGAAGAAAATTAACAGAAATTAGAAAATTAAACTCAGAGGTCAGTTTTTTACCTAGAACACATGGTTCAGGACTATTTACTAGAGGTCAAACACAAGTATTATCTATTGCTACATTAGGTTCAACTCAGATGGGACAACTTCTAGAAACGGCAGAAGGTGAACAAGAGAAAAGATATATGCATCATTATTCAATGCCACCTTTTACTACAGGTGAAGTGGGAAGAGTTGGTGGAGTGGGTAGACGCGAAATAGGTCATGGAGCTCTTGCTGAAAAAGCATTAATGCCGGTTTTACCAACAGAAGAAGTATTTCCATATGCAATTCGTGTTGTTTCAGAAGTTATGAGTTCAAATGGTTCAACTTCAATGGCATCTGTTTGTGGTTCATCCCTAGCTTTAATGGATGCGGGAGTTCCAATTAAGGCTCCTGTTTCAGGAATTGCAATGGGTTTAATTATTGAAGGAAAAGATGTTGCAATTCTCTCTGACATTATGGGAATTGAGGACTTTAACGGCGATATGGACTTTAAGGTTGCTGGAACAGAAAAAGGAATCACTGCAATTCAACTAGATGTTAAAACATTAACTTTAACACCAAGTATTTTAGAAAAGGCACTTGAACAGGCAAAAACGGGACGCGCAGAAATGCTCAAGTCAGTAGTTTCTGCAATTGATAAACCTCGAGCTGAAGTAAGTAAGTATGCACCAAAGATTACTATGGTTAAAATTCCAGTCGATAAGATTGGAGAATTAATTGGTCCTGGAGGAAAAGCTATTAAGAAGTTGATGGCAGATACAGGGACACACATTGATGTTGAAGATGATGGTAGTGTGGCAATTTCAGGGATTGAAAAAGACGGAATTACAAAGGCAATTGAGTATGTTGAAGGATTGGGTAAAGAGGCAACATCTGGTGAAATTTATGAAGGTGAAGTGGTAAGAATTATGCCATTTGGAGCATTTGTAAATATTTTACCTGGAAAAGATGGAATGGTTCACGTTTCAGATATGGCGGAAGGATATGTAGCTGACGCTAATGATGTTGTTACAATTGGGCAAAAAGTACAAGTCAGGGTTAAAGAAGTTGATGAAATGGGCAGAATAAATTTATCTATGAGAATGGATCCTGCAACCGACAAACCAAAAGAAGAAAGAAGAAGTGGTGGGGATAGAGGTAATGACAGAGGTGGAAGGCCACAAAGTGGAGGATTTAGAGGTGGTGGGGATAGAGGTGGAAGACCTCAATCAGGAGGATTTTCAAGAGGACCAAGGACTGGTGGATTTAACAGAGACAGGGGTAATGTAGATAGAGGTGGAGACAGGGGCCAAAATGGTAGATCCAGTGGACCTCATTTCCCAACTTCAAGATACTTTCAGACTGATCAAGGCGGGGATAGATAA
- a CDS encoding DnaJ C-terminal domain-containing protein: protein MATKNDYYDLLGVTKTSSGQEIKNAYRKKALEWHPDRHQGADKEEAEKKFKEINEAYQVLSDSNKKSAYDNYGHDAFSPGGMGSRGGNPFAGAGQGSPFTYTWSSSGGQPFGAQGGNPFGNVDFGDPFDIFESFFGGGNPFGGQRVRQIPRYSVKLTFMEAVKGVEKEFDIEGRLRKIKIPAGVDEGTKINFGDFTLSVNVTPHEFFERDGDDIHINVTIPYSMAVLGGTIKVPTIDKEVKIKIRNGTASGTMIRLKGQGATNPHHKQKGDQYVKINILVPEKLNRTQKRIIDDLKEEGL, encoded by the coding sequence ATGGCTACAAAAAATGATTACTATGATTTACTTGGAGTAACTAAAACTTCCAGTGGCCAAGAAATTAAAAATGCATACAGAAAAAAAGCTTTGGAGTGGCATCCTGATAGACATCAAGGTGCTGACAAAGAAGAAGCAGAAAAAAAATTCAAAGAAATAAATGAAGCATATCAAGTTCTTTCTGATTCTAATAAAAAGAGTGCATATGACAACTATGGCCATGATGCATTTTCCCCAGGTGGAATGGGGTCAAGGGGTGGAAATCCATTTGCGGGAGCAGGGCAAGGTTCACCATTTACATATACTTGGTCGTCAAGCGGTGGTCAGCCCTTCGGTGCTCAGGGTGGGAACCCCTTTGGTAACGTAGATTTTGGAGACCCATTTGATATTTTTGAAAGTTTTTTTGGTGGTGGAAACCCCTTTGGTGGCCAAAGAGTAAGACAGATACCAAGGTATTCAGTCAAGCTTACTTTCATGGAAGCAGTAAAGGGTGTAGAAAAAGAATTTGATATAGAGGGAAGATTAAGAAAAATTAAAATTCCTGCAGGAGTTGATGAAGGTACAAAAATTAACTTTGGCGACTTTACTTTATCAGTAAATGTAACACCTCATGAATTTTTTGAAAGAGATGGGGATGATATCCATATAAATGTAACAATTCCCTACTCAATGGCTGTTTTGGGTGGGACTATTAAAGTTCCAACTATTGATAAGGAAGTAAAAATAAAAATAAGAAATGGGACTGCATCTGGAACAATGATTAGATTAAAGGGGCAAGGCGCTACAAATCCACATCACAAACAAAAAGGTGACCAATATGTAAAAATAAATATACTAGTTCCAGAAAAACTAAACAGAACACAAAAAAGAATAATTGATGATTTGAAAGAAGAAGGATTATAA
- the nusA gene encoding transcription termination factor NusA — MNNQPRTEFNQALKAIAQERGLDASVILDAIKQAIIAAFRRDQKEAGIEYPEEVVMDAQIDSLDGGAKVLVDGKDVTPPGFGRIAAQTAKQVIHQKIREAERGVIMEEFTGKVGSLVSGIVLRFDGPNVRVDIGRTEGFMPAEERVPSERLSLGQRLTFLLKDIRETIKGKEIILSRSDSQFVVKLFAREVPEIGANSVEIKLISREAGVRTKIAVYSAQAGIDPVGSCVGQKGVRVQAVTNELGGERVDVIPWNDDPAELIKLALAPAENLKVKVSKKTLEATVTAPDDQLSLAIGKDGQNVRLASKLTGYKIEILGAPAEPINEIDSVEIKENVTEDTQSDQKLEDELPEKSQE, encoded by the coding sequence ATGAATAATCAACCAAGAACAGAATTTAACCAAGCTCTAAAGGCAATAGCTCAAGAAAGAGGGCTTGATGCTTCTGTTATTCTAGATGCTATTAAACAAGCAATAATTGCAGCTTTTAGACGTGATCAGAAAGAAGCTGGAATTGAATACCCAGAAGAAGTAGTAATGGACGCACAAATCGATTCTTTGGATGGTGGTGCAAAAGTTTTGGTGGATGGGAAAGATGTAACCCCTCCTGGTTTTGGAAGAATTGCTGCACAAACTGCAAAACAAGTAATTCATCAAAAAATTAGAGAAGCTGAAAGAGGAGTAATTATGGAAGAATTCACGGGTAAAGTTGGCTCATTAGTCTCTGGGATTGTACTTCGTTTTGATGGTCCCAATGTTAGAGTTGATATTGGTAGGACAGAAGGTTTCATGCCTGCAGAAGAAAGGGTTCCTTCAGAAAGATTGTCATTAGGTCAAAGGCTTACCTTTTTACTTAAAGACATCAGAGAAACAATTAAGGGCAAGGAAATCATTCTTTCTCGTAGTGACAGTCAGTTCGTAGTTAAGCTCTTTGCAAGAGAGGTTCCAGAAATTGGTGCTAACTCTGTTGAAATAAAATTAATTTCAAGAGAAGCTGGAGTAAGAACAAAAATTGCAGTTTATTCAGCTCAAGCGGGAATTGATCCAGTCGGAAGTTGTGTTGGTCAAAAGGGTGTTAGGGTTCAAGCAGTTACCAATGAACTGGGTGGGGAAAGGGTTGATGTTATCCCATGGAATGATGATCCCGCAGAGTTGATTAAATTAGCTTTGGCTCCTGCAGAGAACTTGAAAGTAAAAGTATCTAAAAAGACTCTAGAAGCAACAGTTACAGCTCCAGATGACCAATTATCACTAGCTATTGGTAAAGATGGCCAGAATGTACGTTTGGCTAGTAAATTGACTGGATATAAAATTGAAATTTTAGGAGCACCCGCTGAACCTATCAATGAAATAGATAGTGTAGAGATTAAAGAAAATGTTACTGAAGATACACAATCAGATCAAAAACTAGAAGATGAGTTACCTGAAAAATCACAAGAATGA
- the dnaK gene encoding molecular chaperone DnaK — protein sequence MSKIIGIDLGTTNSCVAVMEGGSPKVISASDTGKNTTPSVIEIAKGLVGDVAKRQMILNPTNTISSVKRLMGRRFEDKEVTRTQKMVSYKIVSGKGGMADVEIDGKVYTPQEISARVLMKLKKDAEKYLGETVDRAVITVPAYFDDSQRQATKQAGEIAGLTVERIINEPTAAALAYGLDKKKAEKIAVYDLGGGTFDISILELGDGVFEVKSTNGDTHLGGDDFDEKIVDYIAEEFKKENSMDLRLDKQALQRVRDAAEKAKIELTASEEIEINQPYITQKDGQPLHLTMKLTRAKLEAIVEELIQKTIKPVEDALKDAGLKASDINEVIMVGGMTRMPKVQEEVKKFFGKEPNKSVNPDEVVAIGAAIQAGVLAGDVKDILLLDVTPLTLAIETMGGVATPMIPRNTTVPTSKTEVFSTAADNQTQVEIHITQGERPLSNDNKALGRFVLDGIPPSPRGVPQIEVMFDLDANGILTVTAKDKATGKTQNIKITGSVGLTDEEVKKAQEDAEKNKAEDEKKAETIKAKNTADSTIVMAEKAIKDAGDKAPKEAVEKVQEKIKALKEVLETGSKEDLEAKTKELSETLSEVGQAMYANQAPPAGDGQPAAEEPKEEEKTDEKKKKNDSKVEEGEVVE from the coding sequence ATGTCAAAAATAATCGGTATAGATCTAGGAACAACAAATAGTTGTGTAGCAGTAATGGAGGGTGGTAGCCCTAAGGTTATTAGTGCTTCTGATACTGGAAAAAATACTACACCTTCAGTAATTGAGATTGCAAAGGGTTTAGTTGGTGATGTTGCCAAGCGTCAGATGATTCTAAACCCAACTAACACTATTTCTTCTGTTAAGAGGTTGATGGGTAGAAGGTTTGAAGACAAGGAAGTTACCAGAACTCAAAAAATGGTTTCTTACAAAATCGTTTCAGGTAAAGGTGGTATGGCTGACGTTGAGATTGATGGCAAAGTCTATACCCCACAAGAAATTTCAGCTCGTGTTTTAATGAAACTTAAAAAAGATGCAGAAAAGTATTTGGGAGAAACAGTAGATCGTGCAGTTATCACAGTCCCTGCATATTTCGATGATTCACAAAGGCAAGCTACAAAACAAGCAGGTGAAATCGCGGGACTAACAGTAGAAAGAATAATCAATGAGCCTACAGCGGCTGCGCTCGCTTACGGCCTAGACAAGAAAAAGGCAGAAAAGATAGCAGTATATGATTTAGGAGGTGGCACTTTTGATATTTCTATTTTAGAGCTTGGAGATGGAGTTTTTGAAGTTAAATCCACAAATGGTGATACACACTTAGGTGGTGATGATTTTGACGAAAAGATAGTTGACTATATTGCAGAGGAATTCAAAAAAGAAAATTCAATGGACTTAAGGCTTGATAAGCAAGCACTACAAAGAGTAAGAGATGCTGCAGAAAAGGCAAAAATTGAATTAACAGCTTCTGAGGAAATTGAAATTAATCAGCCATATATAACTCAAAAAGATGGCCAACCTCTTCATTTAACAATGAAGTTAACAAGGGCAAAGTTAGAAGCAATTGTTGAAGAACTAATCCAAAAAACTATTAAACCAGTTGAAGATGCATTAAAAGACGCAGGTCTTAAAGCATCTGACATTAATGAAGTAATTATGGTTGGTGGAATGACTAGAATGCCAAAAGTTCAAGAAGAAGTAAAGAAATTCTTTGGTAAAGAACCAAACAAGTCAGTAAATCCTGATGAAGTGGTTGCAATTGGAGCTGCAATTCAAGCGGGAGTTTTAGCTGGAGATGTTAAAGATATCCTTCTTTTAGATGTTACTCCATTAACTTTAGCTATTGAAACAATGGGTGGAGTTGCAACACCAATGATTCCAAGAAACACAACTGTCCCAACATCAAAGACTGAAGTTTTCTCAACTGCAGCTGATAATCAAACACAAGTTGAAATTCACATAACCCAAGGAGAAAGACCACTTTCAAATGACAACAAAGCTCTTGGAAGATTTGTACTTGATGGTATTCCACCATCTCCAAGAGGTGTGCCACAGATTGAAGTTATGTTTGACCTCGATGCAAATGGAATTTTAACAGTAACCGCAAAAGATAAAGCAACTGGAAAAACACAAAATATTAAAATTACAGGTTCTGTTGGGCTAACAGATGAAGAAGTTAAAAAAGCACAAGAAGATGCAGAGAAAAATAAGGCAGAAGACGAAAAGAAAGCAGAAACCATTAAAGCTAAAAATACTGCAGACTCAACAATTGTCATGGCAGAAAAAGCAATTAAAGATGCAGGAGACAAAGCTCCAAAGGAAGCAGTAGAGAAAGTACAAGAAAAAATCAAAGCACTAAAAGAGGTTCTTGAAACTGGATCAAAAGAGGACTTAGAAGCAAAAACAAAAGAACTTTCAGAAACTTTGTCTGAAGTAGGGCAAGCAATGTATGCTAATCAAGCACCACCAGCAGGAGATGGTCAGCCAGCGGCAGAAGAACCAAAAGAGGAAGAAAAAACCGATGAAAAGAAGAAAAAGAATGATTCAAAAGTTGAAGAAGGGGAAGTTGTTGAATGA
- a CDS encoding NUDIX domain-containing protein, protein MKLIKHIEDAPLLKSKSVKKRFAVRAVLLDKNGLTPVVFASKMNYHKIPGGGIEKGESKTEALVREVYEESGCMAKIEKELGKITEYRSKFEWFQLQTSYCYIGKVIKKGKPHFDKGEVSEGFEMSWFTLDEAIKILKNDKPKDYEGWFIQQRDLAFLEEARKLIDLQ, encoded by the coding sequence ATGAAACTAATAAAACATATTGAAGATGCACCATTGTTAAAAAGTAAATCTGTAAAGAAAAGATTTGCAGTTAGGGCGGTTTTGTTGGATAAAAACGGTTTAACTCCTGTGGTTTTTGCATCAAAGATGAATTACCATAAAATACCAGGGGGTGGAATTGAAAAAGGAGAAAGTAAGACCGAAGCTTTAGTCAGAGAAGTTTATGAAGAATCAGGATGTATGGCCAAGATTGAAAAAGAATTGGGTAAGATTACTGAATATAGATCTAAATTTGAATGGTTTCAACTTCAAACTTCATATTGTTACATTGGAAAAGTTATTAAAAAAGGAAAACCACATTTTGACAAAGGTGAGGTGAGTGAAGGTTTTGAAATGTCATGGTTTACGTTGGATGAAGCAATCAAGATTTTAAAAAATGACAAACCTAAAGACTACGAAGGTTGGTTTATACAACAGCGTGATCTGGCTTTTTTAGAGGAAGCAAGAAAATTAATTGATCTACAATAG
- a CDS encoding type II toxin-antitoxin system VapC family toxin, translating to MGLLLDSDVIIDHLNNKSDYLSSIISISKEGLFMSIINWSEITYGIRKLKDPTKATKQFTNFIIELDIKILDLDLKIADKFLDLKIDLEKKGTRLEDFDLIIGATAMVNNITLITRNTNHFSRIPNLLIYPN from the coding sequence ATGGGGCTATTACTTGATAGCGATGTAATTATTGATCACTTAAATAATAAAAGTGATTATCTTTCTTCAATCATTAGTATTTCAAAAGAAGGTCTTTTTATGAGCATTATCAATTGGTCTGAAATAACATATGGAATTAGAAAATTAAAAGACCCCACTAAGGCAACTAAACAATTTACAAATTTTATAATTGAGTTAGATATAAAAATACTTGATCTTGATTTAAAAATTGCAGATAAATTTCTTGATTTAAAAATAGACTTAGAGAAAAAGGGCACAAGGCTTGAAGATTTTGATTTGATAATTGGTGCAACAGCAATGGTTAACAATATAACTTTGATTACAAGGAACACTAACCACTTCTCACGTATTCCAAACCTCTTGATATACCCAAATTAA
- a CDS encoding GTP-binding protein produces the protein MKTKRQPIVVVLGHVDHGKTSLLDALRQTNVTSGEAGGITQSIGASVVTTKDGKKITFIDTPGHAVFSNMRSRGSKLADIALLILDSTGGIKPQTKEAIDLINETKIPFIVVLTKTDLPTSTIETALAELEKEGIFFEGRGGQVPYIGVSAKKNEKLTDLLDLINLLAEVSIIEGDSEMELEAVVIETSKEKGGNMVSAVVRNGKLSVGKDIYSDLAKGRVKGLFDDKNKPVKEVLPGEPVRILGFEGLPEVGAVITDKEVNKNNETSNHRSQIDKSKTPIYLKANNAGSLEALVSSIPQEFAVIESTVGDVTESDVLNAKANGASIYVFESKISSSVKKLAELDGVRLERFDVIYELLQRLTDIVKSGMVEVLGKAQILADFPFDGKRVAGCKVLSGRIEKTSDTRLMRDEKEIGKVKIISIKKQKIEVPGVSQGEECGIFFAPQLDFQAGDAIVALKRDGK, from the coding sequence ATGAAAACAAAAAGACAACCAATAGTAGTAGTTTTGGGGCACGTAGATCACGGTAAGACTTCACTTCTTGATGCATTAAGACAAACCAACGTTACTTCAGGAGAAGCTGGTGGCATAACTCAGTCAATCGGTGCTTCTGTCGTTACTACTAAAGATGGTAAAAAAATAACCTTTATAGACACTCCAGGTCATGCAGTCTTTTCAAATATGAGATCTCGTGGGTCAAAATTAGCTGACATTGCACTTTTAATTTTGGATTCAACTGGTGGAATTAAACCTCAAACCAAAGAAGCAATAGATTTAATTAACGAAACCAAAATTCCATTTATCGTAGTTTTAACAAAAACTGACCTACCAACTTCAACAATTGAAACAGCTTTAGCAGAACTTGAAAAAGAAGGAATTTTCTTTGAAGGCCGTGGTGGTCAAGTTCCATACATAGGGGTTTCGGCAAAGAAAAATGAAAAACTAACTGACTTATTGGACTTAATCAATCTTCTAGCAGAAGTGAGTATTATTGAGGGTGATAGTGAAATGGAATTAGAGGCAGTGGTCATAGAAACCTCTAAAGAAAAGGGTGGAAATATGGTTTCAGCTGTTGTTAGAAATGGAAAATTAAGTGTTGGTAAAGATATTTATTCAGACTTGGCTAAAGGCAGGGTTAAGGGTCTTTTTGATGATAAAAACAAACCTGTTAAGGAAGTATTACCTGGTGAACCCGTAAGAATTCTGGGTTTTGAAGGTTTGCCTGAAGTTGGAGCTGTAATAACAGATAAAGAAGTAAATAAAAATAACGAAACCTCAAACCATAGGAGTCAGATCGATAAATCTAAAACCCCTATTTACTTAAAAGCAAATAATGCAGGGTCATTGGAGGCTTTAGTATCATCAATCCCACAAGAATTTGCAGTTATAGAATCAACTGTTGGTGATGTTACTGAGTCAGATGTGTTAAACGCGAAGGCAAATGGCGCATCAATCTATGTTTTTGAAAGTAAGATTTCATCAAGTGTTAAAAAGTTAGCCGAACTTGATGGTGTTAGGTTGGAGAGGTTTGACGTAATTTACGAGCTTTTGCAAAGGCTGACGGACATTGTAAAAAGTGGTATGGTTGAGGTGTTAGGAAAGGCTCAAATTCTGGCTGACTTTCCATTTGATGGTAAAAGAGTTGCAGGGTGCAAGGTCCTATCAGGAAGAATTGAAAAAACGTCTGACACGAGGTTAATGAGGGATGAAAAAGAAATTGGAAAAGTTAAAATTATTTCGATAAAAAAACAAAAGATTGAGGTTCCTGGCGTATCACAGGGGGAAGAATGTGGAATATTCTTTGCTCCACAACTTGATTTTCAGGCAGGAGATGCTATAGTAGCCCTAAAGAGAGATGGAAAATAG
- the grpE gene encoding nucleotide exchange factor GrpE, translating into MIKKMNTKKTNDKKINNEEFDAMKNQLARAMADYSNLQKRTEEERGTMYKLSSISFMTKILPIVDNLKQAQEHLKDGGISIIIGQLETLAKEEGFEEIKIQVGDQFNELTSEVTEVVETDKELDDNSISEVVQSGWKYQDGTTVRHARVKVFKFIKKEEA; encoded by the coding sequence ATGATTAAGAAAATGAATACTAAAAAAACAAATGATAAAAAGATAAATAATGAAGAGTTTGATGCTATGAAGAACCAACTTGCGAGAGCAATGGCAGACTATTCTAATTTACAAAAGAGGACGGAAGAAGAAAGGGGTACAATGTATAAACTGTCAAGCATTTCTTTTATGACTAAAATATTGCCAATAGTTGACAACTTAAAACAAGCACAGGAACACCTCAAAGATGGTGGCATATCAATAATTATTGGCCAGCTTGAAACCTTAGCAAAAGAAGAAGGTTTTGAAGAAATAAAAATTCAAGTTGGAGATCAATTTAACGAATTAACAAGTGAGGTGACAGAGGTAGTTGAAACTGACAAAGAATTGGACGATAATAGTATCTCAGAAGTTGTGCAATCTGGTTGGAAATACCAAGACGGCACTACCGTAAGACATGCAAGAGTAAAAGTCTTTAAATTCATAAAGAAGGAGGAAGCATAA